The segment AGCGCGCTCCAGGTCAGGGGCGTGGCCACGGCGCTGATGCCCACGATGACCAGCAGGGTCTGAAACCTGTCGGTCTTCTCCACGGCGAAGAAACCGCCCACCGAAGTATAGACCACGGTGACGGTGGTGGCCACGAGAAAGGAATACCCGAGGCTGATCCCGGTAATGGAGGTGATGATATGCGCCGCGCTCAAAAGCTGGCTGGCCGTGTAGCCGACGAACGCCAGGATCGTGGTCACCGTGCTGACGAGCCTGACCCTGGTGTCGTACCGCTGCTCTATCAGGTCGGGATAGGTGATGTGCCGGTGGCGGTCGCCGAGACGCTTGATGCGCCCGGCGAAGATCAGGGCGAAGAAGATGAAGCCGCTGAACATGCTGAGAGGATACCAGAGAGAGGATATGCCTATCTCAAAGGATTTCTCGGCAGTCCCCATGATGGCGGCGCCGCCTACCCAGGAGGACATCCAGAGCGCCGCCAGCGGCAGGGTGCCTACCCCGCGTCCGCCGACATAGTAGTCCTCCGCGGTTTTCTGCTTCTTGTTCGCGTACACGGCTATGACGAGCAATGTACCGAAGTAGAGTACGAGTACGATGTAATCAACAGGTTCCATGACAGCCTCTCTTGTGGTCCTCCGTGTCGGAAGGGCCGGGCGGGACTGGGCCGCCCGGCCTCAATGCCGCATACTTACGCTGTTTGAGCCGCCCTTCCGGAGGCCGCCACACTGTTGCGGCGAATCAGCAGAGCCGCCAAGAGGCCGACCACGCCGGACGCGGCGAGGAAGCTGAAGATGTACAGGTATCCGGTATTCCCGTAGTTATCGAGCCACCCACCGAAGAGCGGATTATAAATCATGTCGGGCAGATAGCCTATCATTGAAGCGACAGCCACGGTCGTGCCGGTGAACTTGCGCGGGATGCCCACTTCCTCAACACAGGAGTAGAGGATCGAGTAGCAAGTGAAGGTCACTGCGGCAAGCAGGAGCTGGAGGCCGATGACCAGGGTGGAGTTGGCCCCGGTGGGGAGGAGCATGAACACAACCAGAATGGCGGTCATGACCGCGAAACAACTGATGATGACCAGGGCCGGCGACTTCAGCCTGTCGGCGAAGATGCCGCCCAGCGGGCCGCAGGTCAGGCGGAGCACATGGGTGCGCACGATGGCCAGCAGGCCGGAAAACGTCATGGTCACGCCGATGACGTTGGTCATGTAGGGATTGAAGTAGGAGGTGCTGGTGTAGATGCCGTGGCCGCAGAAGATCAGGATGGAGATGGCCCAGGTCATGGGGTTCTTCAACACGATGAAAATGTCGCTGGTCTTGAACTTGTCGTCCTCGGACTCCTTTGCGCCGCTTTCGGATTCCTCGAAAAAGAAGAAGACGATGATGGAGGAGAGGATACAGGTCGCGCCCTGGACATAGATGACGCCCTTCAGGCCGCCGACGGCGTCAACCGTGAACAGGCCGTAAACGTAGAGGGCGACGGAGGAGGTGATGGCCGAGAAGGCTCCCACGCCGGAGCTGAAGAAGCCGTACAGCTTGCCCTGTTCAGCGGCGCTGCCGAGCAGGCGGATGGCCTTGATGATGCCGGACCAGAAGGCGAAGGCGGTGCTGAACGCCAGCAACACCCAGACAACCAGCGCGAACGAGTAGTTCATGTTCATGGCGAAGGCGAAATTGAGCAGGCCCGTGCCGAACAGGGACGCCACCAGGACGTATTTCGCCTTGAACTTGTCGGCCACCCATCCGCCGGGGATATACAGGGCCAGGGCCGTTATGGTGTAGACGGTAAGCAGGAACCCGGCCTGCTCGTTGTTGCATCCGACTCCCGCCAGCAACTGATCGTAGAAGACATACTTGATGTAGGGCAGCATGTAGCTGGCTGCGTAACCGAGCGAAAGTGCGAAGAGCACGAAATACTTCTTGAACAGATTCATAACAACCTCCAGGTGGACCGCATTGTACCGCCGCCCCCGGCTCGCCGGGGGCGGCGGCGTGGTTATTTCTTCAGCACGACAAGGGCGTCCGCAGCACAGATTCCAGCGCCTTTCTCGTAGACAAAGACAGGGTTTACATCGAGTTCGGCGATTTCATCCCTGCGCTCCGAAGCGAGCCGGGCCACATTGGCCACGGCCTCGGCCAGGGCGTCGACGTCGAGTTCGGCCTGTCCCCGATAGCCGTTGAAGAGCGGAAACGCCTTCAACCGCTCCAGCATCCGCCTGGCCTCGCCCGCATCGAACGGGGCGGGACGCAGGGACGTGTCGCGGAAGATCTCGACGAAGATGCCGCCCAGCCCCACCAGCACGGCCGGGCCGAACTGCGGGTCGTTGTTCACGCCGATGATGACCTCAGTTCCGGGGGTCAGCATCTTCTGGACGTAGACGCCGTCCACGACCGCGCCGGGGGCGTTGGTCCGGGCGTTCTCCATGATGCGCCCGAAGGCCTCCCGCGCTCCGGCGGCGTCCCGAATGTTCAGGGCCACCCCGCCGATGTCGGACTTGTGGGCGATGTCGGCGGAAGCGATCTTCATGACCACCGGATAGCCCAGGGTCTCGGCTGTTTCCGCGGCGGCGTCGGCGCTGTCGACCACGCTCCCCTCGGGGGTGCGCACGCCGTATTCGCGCAGGATGGCCGCGCTTTCGTATTCGGAAAGCGTGCGGCGCTCCCCTTCCCCGCCGTTTCCGGAAGGAATGGCCAGCTCAAGTGTATTCTCATCGGGCGAATACCGGATGAAATCCATGAGATGGCGCAAGGCCGCAAAGCCGTAAGCGGGCGGCGGCAGAACCGGCACGCCGAGCGCGTTGAGCTTGTCGAGGTATTCCGGATTACGGGAGTTTTCGAAGAACGGAAGCATGACCATGGGCTTGGACCGGCCGTTGTTCACGACCTGTTCGATGCCCTTCGCCATGTAGTGGATGCACGGATCGGCGATCTCGTGGAGCAGGGTATACCCCACCACCACCAGACCGATGTTCGGGTCGTCCATCACCGTCTGA is part of the Desulfovibrio sp. Fe33 genome and harbors:
- a CDS encoding MFS transporter, which encodes MNLFKKYFVLFALSLGYAASYMLPYIKYVFYDQLLAGVGCNNEQAGFLLTVYTITALALYIPGGWVADKFKAKYVLVASLFGTGLLNFAFAMNMNYSFALVVWVLLAFSTAFAFWSGIIKAIRLLGSAAEQGKLYGFFSSGVGAFSAITSSVALYVYGLFTVDAVGGLKGVIYVQGATCILSSIIVFFFFEESESGAKESEDDKFKTSDIFIVLKNPMTWAISILIFCGHGIYTSTSYFNPYMTNVIGVTMTFSGLLAIVRTHVLRLTCGPLGGIFADRLKSPALVIISCFAVMTAILVVFMLLPTGANSTLVIGLQLLLAAVTFTCYSILYSCVEEVGIPRKFTGTTVAVASMIGYLPDMIYNPLFGGWLDNYGNTGYLYIFSFLAASGVVGLLAALLIRRNSVAASGRAAQTA